CTCCCTCTATATAATACAAGCAATCAATTATCAATATATTGTGTTACATACTCTTCGTATTTTCTTGCAATAATCATCCTTTTAATTAGTCCCTTTTTATCAATTAGTTTCCCTGTAAAACACTTTAAGTGATTATTGACTACATCATAACCTGCTAAATGGCTAAACTCTAATCCACCAGAAAACCTCGGGTTTATCTCAAGTAAATAAATTTCTCCATCATCGGACTCAATAAATTCAAAATTTACCGCTCCAATGATACCGACTTTTCGAGCAATAGAAATACATAAAGCTTCCAATTCCATATTCTCAATAATCTCTACCGTAGTTCCAGCACCCGATTTATTCCGCAATAACTCACGACGGGCAATGCATACCACCTCATCTGTTATAGGGTCTCGTATAACATCGACCGTTAAGATATTGCCCTGTATGTAAGGTTGTACTATATATTTATTTCTTGATATAGTATCTTTAAGGTATGCATACTCTTTCTCGTCAAATACTGCTCTGCACCCTTCGCTACTTCTCCCCGATATTGGTTTAATAAAGGCAGGTAATTCAACTATATCAACATCTCCCATATACTTAGTGGGGATCACGTTATTGATTCCATGGTTAAGTAGGAACGTTGAAAGCTGACACTTATCACGACATAATTTAATTGTCTGCGCATTTGATATACATACGTGAATATTTTTTTCAAAAAGTCTATCCTTTTCGTGCGATAATAAATCAACCTCTGGATCAGTTAGCGGAAACACATATTCAATTTTATGTTTTTCGCAGGTTTTCTCAATAAACGCGATATATTTTTCTTTGTCATTTATATAAGGCGCTTGATAAAATTGATTTACATTGTATGCATCTGCCACCCATTCTTTAGGATTGATATCGCATCCAACAACATAATGACCGTGAGATTTTAGTGTTTTAATTACTATGTCTGCTGAATAAGAACCTATAGCAGTTACAAGAATATTGGCCTTGGGATTTACGTTTTTCTTATTTTTTAAAAGTAAATTACATACTAAGTACACATCATCGTTACGGTTTCCCGGATCATCTTTTTCTACGAAGCCATTTCTTTTATAAAATCTAATTGCTGAATCGTTGGTTTTATGTGTATAAAGACATATATATTTCATGCCGTTCTCTATACAGATTTCTTTCATAGCAGATAATAACAGGTAACCTATCCCGTAACCTCGATAACTTTCCAATAAACCGAAAGTACTTATATACGCCATATGAGACGTTTGATCATTCGCATAGCCTAGTAAAGAACCAATAATTTGTTCTTCAAATTCAGCAATTAAAACAACCCCTTTAGTTAAAATTTTTACCGCATAGCTATCAATATTAACTTTCTCGCTTAACGGGATAAAAAATGCTCGGTCTATTGAATACAAAAATTCAGATAATCTTTCGACTTCAGACTTTACATTTTCCATTTTTCTAATCGAGATATTACCTTTCATAATTTATCCTCATTTCTAGATTCGATTTATTTCTAATAATACTATATTTAGTAAATAACGGTATGCCCCCTGTATGAATAAATAAGATACTCTCCCCGTGTGTCTGTTTTTTTGCAAGCATATTGTTTCATTCCATAAAATGCTTTACCTGTGTATGTTGTATCAAGGTGAATTCCGTCAGTAGACAAAATATCTTTTATTGTTTGAATAATGCCTTCACAATAGTTGCCGTATCCTCTGGACACAAAATCATCAACAATTAGAATATTAGAGTTTTTTGTCTAGCATTTGTGTTGTCATCAAAATAATAATAAATATAATCCAGGACCACGCTTAAAGCATGTTTTTTATCCCGTGCTACTGATATACCAATAATCTTAAACTCATCATTACTATTCAACTGACCGCAAATTAATCCGGCTAAAGTCGCTCCTGTGTCACAAGCAAGAAAAATATAATCAAAATGTACTCTAAGCGCTAATTCTTGCTCTTTTATCTCATAATAAACGTCAACATTGGTTTGTACAGCAACCTTTTCATTACCTTTTCCATAGATATCTCCGTATATATAATAAGGATTTAATCCTTGCGCTCTACATTCATAAATTACTCTTGCAACTGTCGCTGTTACATCAGCCTTATTGCACGGTATGATTTGTGCACCCAATGCCTTGACAATAATTTTATTGTTAGTTTCAATCCTTTCACCAGATACATTTGCTGGCAAAATCACTAAACATGGTATGCCCTTTGCTTTGCTCATGTTAGCAATAACACAAGATTAGACCGACTGTTGCCATAGGTAATTATGCAATCGCATCCTTTTTTACTCATATCTTTGAAATATTTTTGTACAATCCTTACCTTATTTCCACCAAAGGAAAAGGGGACAAGGTCATCTCGTTTTATGTAATAAGTACTTTGCCCATCATTAAACTTTAAGGGATATAGTAGAGTTTGCCAGTATATATCTCTTATCATAATTAGAAGCACATTCACCTCCTACCGTTGTGAAAACAAACTTTTCGCTGTATTGAATAAATAAGTAAAACACTCAAGCTTAAACATCCATGCCATCCCTATATATATGATAACTCCCACACATACCTGAATAATCAATGTAATCAGTACCGACATACCTAACCATTTGAGACTATAAACCACTGCTCCCATCACTAATGACAATAGCAGTGAGGGGTAAATATCACTCCATTGCTCCTTATAACTGTAATTAAGTAATTCCTTGTTTGGATAAGAATTTATAAAAGAAGAAATTATGCCACTCAAAACCTGCCCTAAAGCAATCGCATATATACCATAAAATACAGTCACTGCCAATATGGAAAAGGCCATAATCTTTTTAATGATTTCCAACTTTAGGAAAACATCACTATATCCTAATGCCTTTATAGCCTGAAGATTAGCAGTATGTATTGGCCATAAAGCATAGCTTACAGAGAAAATCTGTAAAAAAGGAACGCAGGGTAGCCATTTATCAGTTAGTAAGAGCTTGACTAATGGTTCAGCTATAAGAGCCAGTCCCACCATCATGGGGAAAACTATAAAAGAACTCGTAATAATCGCCCGCCTCATCATATGTTTAACACGAAGCCTGTTATCCTGTTGAGATGCTAGAACCGGAAGCATAACTGACTGTATTGAGCCATTAATGTTAGCAACAATTATTCCGGGAAATTGCTGTCCTCTGTTAAAAAAACCCAACATCGCAGGATTGTACATTTTCCCAATAATAAGGCTACGTATATCCTGATATGCAGTATCAATTAATGTCGACACCAATATTTTCCAACCATATGAGAAGAGACTCTTCACTCTTCCAAGCGAAAACAACAAATGTGGTCTCCACTTGATAGTAAACCAAAGAATCAACGTAACAAATAACTGATTAACTAATTGCTGCCCAACCAAAGCCCATACGCCAAAGGCAGCATAAGCCATATAGATCCCAACTATACCTGATACCAGTATAGCGCCTGTACTGCTAAAAAACAGTTTTTTAAATTGCAAATTTCTCGATACAACAGCATTCTGAATTGAATTAAATGCGCCAAAGAATAAGGTAATGGACAACACTCTTAATACTGATATAATCTGGGGCTCCTCATAAAACGCAGCGATAAATGGTGCAGCTAAAAACAGGATTATATAGATTAAACACGCTATGAATAAGCTCAAATAAAATACAGATGAAAAATCCGCTTCATCTGCATTTTTCTTTTGAACAAGGGCTGTATTCAACCCGCTCTGGACAAATACACCCGCAAATGAAGTAAATATTACTACTAATGCTATGATACCGTAATCTTCAGGTAGAAGTAGTCTGGCTAATATAATCTGAACGATAAATTGTATTCCGTGAGCTCCTCCCCGCTCCATCAACTTCCAAAAAAGAGATGAGAGGACCCGTATATTGGTTATGTCATTTTTCATATTATAAATACCTTTTATTAAAATAAACTTTAAATATTTTACCTGCAGCCTTAGAAACAAGTTTTTTTAAAAATTTATAATAACTTAATCTTCTAATCGCCGGCGACAATGATTTTAAATATTCTCTTAATTCTTGCTTGTCAATATTGCATCTCTTAGAAATCAAAAAATTAAAAATAACAATAGCAGTTCTATTTGCTATTAAAGGTGACAAATCATGCTTTCCATCAAACCACTCTTCAATAGCTTTAACGATTTTTATATACATATTTGAAAATTCTATCATTTGATTTATTTGTTTAAAGGAATAAGATGATGTATCTTCTGACGATGCAGCCCTATGTGCTAACATCACATCGGACATCACAAATATACTACCTTTGTCTAAAAGCAGACAATATGTAATAACATCACCCATAGTATTCGCTGTAAATCTAAGCCTTTTATAACGTTCTCCACTAGTCGGCAATATATTACGATAGACTAATGTATTTCCATGAAACGAAAATCCCTCATTTAAATAATTTTTCAACGTATATTCTCTATTAACTTGCCACATTTGCAATCCAATAACTGGATTAGTTCCGTCATTATTTACAGAATAATGATTATGTGCTACTCCAACCCACTCATGATTTTGTTCTAATAAATCAACTTGTTTTTGCAGTTTGTTTTTATCTGTCCAAAAGTCATCTCCTTCAAGTTGTGCAATATACTTTCCTTTACATCTTTTTTTAACCTCATATGAATTACGTGAAGCACCAACGTTATGTTCATGTAATATCAATTTAATAACATCTGGATATCTTTCTTTATATTCCAATAAAATTTCCCTTGTTGAATCTGGAGATGCATCTTCTCCGATCACAATTTCATATTTAAAATTTGTTTCCTGCATTAATATGCTATCTAATGCTTGACGTATATACTTTTCATGTCTATAAGTTATTACGGCCACACTTACCATAACTTTATCGCCATTCATTAATTTCCTCCACAAAAATCATTTTTTAATTTTTAGTTACTCTAGTAACAATAACTTTTTTTATATAATCCTAACTTGCGTACTTTAAATCGGTAATTAAACATTACATTTCTCTATTTCGGTCCCATAATACCCCACATACCAATCAGCAAACTTCTGCAGTCCTTCTTCTATAGAAGTCTCTGGTTTAAATCCTACTTCTTGATACAACAAATCTGTAGACGCAAAAGTTGCCGGCACATCTCCGGGTTTGATAGGTTCATAAATTTTCTTAAATTTAACTTCTCTGCCTAGTGCAATGCCTAATGCTTTCTCCAATGCATTTATAAAATTCATTAATTTTTCAGGATTGTTATTGCCAATATTAAATATTCTGTGAGGCGCAGCCTCCTCCGTTTTTATTAAAGGATTATTAAGAAGCCGCACGATTCCTTCAACAATATCGTCTATGTAAGTAAAATCTCTATAAAGATCTTGTTCAAAATTACCGTTATTAAAGATCCTAATAGGCTCACCTTTAAAGTACTTATCAGTAAATCCAAAATAAGCCATGTCCGGTCTACCCATCGGACCGTAAACTGTAAAAAATCTTAGTCCTGTAGCTGGAATATTATAAAGATGGCTATAGGTATGTGCCATTAATTCATTTGATTTCTTAGTTGCTGCATACAAAGATACGGGATGGTCGACAAAATCAGACTCTTCAAAAGGCACCTTTTTATTCGCCCCATAAACTGAGCTGGAGGATGCATAAACCAAGTGGTCTACCGGATGATATCTGCAAGCCTCAAGAATATTATAAAATCCGATAATATTACTTTGAATATATGCATCCGGGTTTTCTAGAGAGTACCTAACCCCTGCTTGAGCAGCTAGATTAACTACTACGTTAGGCTTGTACTCTTCAAAGGTTTGCATCACCGCATCCTTATCAGAAATATCCCCTTTGATAAAAAAGAAGTTTTCAAATGGTTTTAGTTTTTTTAGCCTGGTATATTTTAAATTCACATCATAATAATCATTTATATTATCTATCCCAATCACCCTGCAGCCTTGCTCTAAAAGCCTCTTAGCCAGAAAAAACCCAATAAAACCAGCTGCTCCAGTAATCAGATATAACTTATCAGTATTTAATTCTTTATATTTCAATTAAATGCCCCCTTGTATATAGAGGTGGTTTTGATCTTAGCAAACAGGGTTATTCACTGGCTGCTGCCGCTTCAGTAATCGCATTAGAAGTTTTAAAATTTGGTCTTCCTATGGAATAATACTCTACTCCAGCCCTATACATATCTTCTACGTTATATATATTTCTCCCATCATATACCAGAGGTGTTCTCATAAGTAATTTGTATGTAACAGGCTCTACTGCCTGAATTTCTCCCCACTCAGTAAAGATAAAGCATACATTAGCATCTTTTAGTGTTGCTTCCGGATTTTCCACGTAGGTTATACTTCCTCTTCCATTTTTCCCTTCAGGATATTTTTTCTTAAAGTTATCCATTCCAACCGGGTCATAAGCATAAATATTCGCACCTCTTTCTAATAATAATGGTATATTATCAAGGGAAGGTGCCTCTCTCAAGTCATCGGTCCCCGGTTTAAATGTAAGTCCAAGCACAGCTACTTTAAGGCCATCAAAAGTGATTAATCTTCTGCAAGCCTTTCTATATAACATAGTTTTTTGGTCTTGATTCACATCAATAGCCGCTTTAATAGTTCTTAGCTCATAACCATTTTGTCTGGCTAAATATTCAAGAGCCTTGGTATCCTTAGGGAAGCAGGAACCGCCATAACCAACACCGGCATTTAGGAACTTGCTTCCGATACGATCATCATAGCTCATACCTTTAGCTACATCTTGAATATCTGCTCCTACCAATTCACATAGGTTGGCAATATCGTTCATGTAGGATATTTTCAAAGCAAGGAAATTATTAGATGCGTACTTGATCATCTCTGCCGATCTCCTGCTGACAGATACAATAGGGAGATTAAATGGCTTATATATGTCCATGAGCATCTCTTCTGCCCATTTGCTCTCGGTTCCAATTATAATTCGGGCGGCATGAAGTGTATCATGAACAGCAGAACCCTGGGCTAGGAACTCTGGATTAGACGCTACTTCCACTCTTATTTTTTTACCGAATCCATTTCCATTACCCGTAATCTTAGTCCCATCATGGGGTAGAAAATCATGTATAAATTGCTCCACCTTGTCATTGGTACCAACCGGCACTGTGGACTTTACTACCACCAGACAATCCTTCTCTATAGTTTCCGCTATTTGTCTGGCTACAGTTGCTATATTGCTTAGGTCAGCAGAACCATTAGGTTGTTCCGGTGTGCCCACTCCTATAAAAATTGCATCCGCATCTTTATAAGCTGATTTGTAATCAGTTGTATAATCAATCCTTCCTGCAGCATAATTCTTCCGCATTAACTCTTCCAAACCAACTTCATAGATTGGAGAGATGCCTTGCTTCATTAGATTGATTTTATTTTTATCTATATCAACACAAGTAACCTTATGACCCACTTCGGCAAAACATACACCAGCCACTAGCCCTACATAGCCTGTCCCAACTACTGCTATTTTGTACATAAACCTTCCCCCTCTTGCTTTTCCAACAAAGTATATGAATAATAGTTAATTTGTTCTATTTCCGGTAAGACTTTAACCCGGCCAAAACCAGCTCTCTATGGGCCTCACATTCAATAAAATTTTGAATCACTGTCAATGATTTATCTGTATATAATTTCGTTGCTAATTTATGTCGACATAATTTATTAAACACTCTAAAGAATAAGTTGTTTCCATGGAATGCAGTTAGATATCCGTTAAGCATCTGAGCAGCAAATTTGCTATACTCTTGCTGAACAAAGGTTTCATCTAATATCTGCCTGGATCGTTCTTCAAAGCCATGCAAGATTTCCTCTGCTTGCTGTTTACTTGCCAATCTTACACCATACCCTTGTTTAACTATCGGAATATACTCTAATAACATGCTCTCATTCGTTACTGTTACATTAAGCAGTAATGATGTTTGCCAAAATTCACTTTCTGAGTGATCAAACAGAAAATTGCCCTGACCATATACAATTGTACCGCCATTGTATTTTTCAAATGCGCCTATACAGTGGCTGTGCTGGCATACTACTAAATCTGCCCCTTTATTAACCATCTTACGGCAGACTTTTTGAAGGCCCGGACTGGGATAACGATAGTGTTCCTTGCCTCCATGGTAAAGTACAATCAAATAATCACATTTGTTAGCTAAATCATGTATATGATCCAGGCTTTCTAATGGATCAAAGGGGTTAGCACCGGGGCTTTGTTCAGTGGCGATAGTAAATTCATGTTCAGCACAAGCATAGAATCCTACTCGAATCCCATCCCGTTCCAAAATATATGGCTGTGCAGCTTTATTTATATCCGAACCTACACCCACATAATCAATATTATTTTCTTCTAATACTTTAGTAGTGGAATAGAGGCCTTGTTCGCCTTGATCCAAAATATGATTATTAGCTAATACCAGCAAAGAAGGGTTTAGTGCTTTAATACCTTTAACAGTACTAGTGGGGGCAATAAGATTTGGGCCGCACTTATCAATTGGTTTTTCCTGATTTGTAAGTGGAACTTCTAAGTTGAACAGTCTAATATCGGCAGAATTCCATAATAAAACTAATTTTTCACCGAGCAAAGCATTTATATCGGCTCTATTAAACAAATCTATATTTGATTTTGTTGGCACTAAGTCACCGGCTATTAATATCTTCATTTTAATATACCCCTATCACGCATTATCAGCCTTTTTGGTAACACTAACCAACTGCCTAGTAATAAGTCATATGAATCTGGTGTGAATTCTTCAAGTCCCGCTCCCGGAAAAAATGTAAGTTCACCAAAGTATAATCGTCCATTCGATTCATAAAAGTCTACTCTTATAAAAGGGATATCTTTAGATAACTTTTCTGCAAATTCAACCATTTTATCAAAATTCCTTGGTTTAGGTATTACTGAACCACTATTGGGGTGATGTCGCCTCCCAAATGGCATTTTATTCCATTTAGTATCATATATGTCAATATTTAAACCACCCGGTGAGAACCTATTTAAGCATACAAAAATGCACTTTGCCTTACCGTTAAAACACATAAATTTATAATCTATTAGCCCTATGCCTGATTCATCAACCAAATATTTTTCACAAATTATCCTTGGTTTAACATTTTTATATGGCCATTCTCTAGAGTAGTAAAAGAAATTTCTTTTTAAACAATCATTAATTTTCATTTTTGCATTATCGATGTCTAGTTTACTTTTATCATTACAAAGAATTACCCCTCCGGAATCATGTGTGCATTTTAACACAAATTGATTAGGTAATTTATTAAAATTTATTTCATCAAAATTATTATATATACCTATCAACGGAATCAAATATTCTTCACCTATTAGGTTTTTTACATAGTCTCTAACAGCGTATTTATCAACTAAATTTGTATATTCTGGGTTTCTATCAAATAACTTTAACCATTGAAGTTTTTCATTAAATGTTTTCGGATTATTTAAATCAAGTTTTCTTTTCAGCATTACACGATAATGCAGTTTTAAATATGCAACATCAGGCAGCCAGTTTAATAAACCAAGCTTTGATAAATAAACAACAAAGAGCTTTGGCACATCTGAAGGATTATGTATTAAGGTTTTAACCAAAGTATTAAATTTACTCACTTAAAAACCCCCGAAAATATACGGTTTGAATATCCACTTATATATATTGCTGAAAAGGCAAGAAAAAATTGAACTATAAGAAGGTTATATGTAACTGCACCAATTTCAAATATAAAAAGACAGCAAATATAAGCTATAAAAAAGTTACGTAGCCCTAAATTGTCACTCTTAATTATTAACAGTCTCCTTATTAACCACATGTAATAAAAGTAATACAACATAAATCCGAATAGTCCAATATTAACCAATAATTCAATATAGTTATTATGTGAATAAGTATATATTCCAAAATCAGCGCCATATAAACCCATAAAATTATTAATACCATAACCCAAGATTGGCTTGTCCAACCATAAATCAAATCCATAATCAATCATATGCTGACGCGCTAACGCAGAACCATCTACATACCCTGACCCTGTAACTAAGTTATATAGAGATTCCAACCTATGTCCCACAGCATCATAAACTATCGGTACATGAAATATTAAAAAAAATAATAAAATCACAACACAACCAAAAACTAAAGTATATTTTAATATATGTTTTTTACCTTTTGAATCCCGCCTTAACAGCATAATTATATATAAAAAAATAAATGGGATTAGAAAATACTTTCGACCGCCGGATAATGCTAATGCATATAATTGCGTGAGCAGGGCTATAAATATAATTATTCTTATTTTATAATTACAGTTATGCAAAAATAACCACATAGAACAAATAGCCGCAACCATAAACCGTGAAGCAAAAGTATTTGCATTGCCAAACAGACTCGTGCCCAATCTTTCATCTAGATGTAAGTTGCCTGATAATAATAGAATTATAAACAATAAAAATGCAGATAATGAATACGTCCAAAATAAAACAATGAAATCTGTTTCTTTTTTTATTACTATTGAAAAAGCATATGTAACACCTAACACAACTAGCATTGAGTAAAGCGCTTCCATTGCATAGAATGAGTTAACCGCATAAATAACCGAAAAAAGGCAAAAACAGATAAACATGAAGTACCATTTAAAATATGGATTCATTGCAATATTTTTTTTTGTTAATATGAAAAATGCCGACCATGCGAGAAACAAATATAAGCTTATGCGATGAAAATTACTATTTAGAATTGATCCATGTGCCATAAAAGAAAAAAATATATAAAAACATGCTAACACAATTCCCAATCTAAATCGCAAGTTTTTTTTCCCAACTAATAAAGGCATTAAGCTTGCCTCCTACAAATTACATCAACATATTCTTTCCATTGGTTAATAATCTTTTCTGGTGCATATTTGGTTTTTATTTGTTTAGCCGCATTACCACACTGTCTTGCAAAGTCAGGGTTTTCAATATATCTTATAATTGCCTGTGCAATAGCTAAATAGTCCCCAGCAGGTACTAGTAAGCCATTAACCTCATTTTCTATCAGCAACCTGGCACCCCCAGGCGAGCAATCAGTTGAAACGACCGGCATACCAATTGCCATTGCTTCAATTAATGCATTGGGTATTCCCTCGTAGTCTGAAGAAAGGACAAATACACGCGCGTTGCTTATATCTTTTGTTGGATTGTTTGATAAACCCATAAAAATAACTTTATCCTTAAGTCCCATAGATTCCACCATATTTTTAACATAATCCAAATCAGGGCCATCGCCATAAAACTTTAAAACCATTTCTGGATATTTTTCATTAACAATCTTAAAGGCTTGAACCATAATATCCTGTCTCTTTTGCACAATCTCAAAACGAGCAACAAATGCTATTTCATTTGCGGGCGAATCAAGGTTTGCAATAACACTTTCATCTTTTATAAAAACCGGATTTGCTATTACAGTACTTTTCTTTTGTAATCTCCTAGGATAAAATTTCCGAGCAGCATCTGTCTGAAAAACTGCTCCATCAGCAAAGCTATTAATAAAACAAAAAATCTTATCCCAGAAAGAAGTGTACTGATATGGATCACCTCTCTCTGAAATAATGACCGGCGTATACGTTAACTTGCCAGCCAATACCGATAAAAAATTTGACATAGTTAAAAACGAAATTATAATGTCCGGTTTAACTCTTTTAATTACTCTTTTCATTTGTATAACTTGTTTAAATCTCCTTATAAAACGCATCTTTGCCACATCATTTTCTCCTATAAAGGAAACAGCATCATGTAAAACATGGTATTTACAAGTATCTTCATATGTATAAATATAAACTCTAAAACCTCCATCTATAGACAATTTATTAGCTAAAAACGTTAGAATCTTTTCTGCACCACCATAACTCAACCTATGTATAATAAAAAGAATATTAATCACACCATCTCTCCGTTTCTATTTACAGTTAAGTAAATTTTATATTCCTAAATTATTAATATTTTATAAAGATCGGGAAATTCACCTCATAAAGAACCTGATCGCACAAGTTTTTCCCTAATTTATCATTCAACTCCTTAAGTTACTCAAAGTAGTATATAATTTTGGACTAATAAGAAAAATAATAGCTTTAATCCGATTTGAAAAACTACGCGAATTGATTAACACATACTTTTTAAAGGTGTATTTTTTGCCGTGTTTACATAAATCACCTTTTCTATAAGCAAATAAGTAAATCCCAATAAGATAATCCTTTAACAAATTTTTAAGTTCTTTATCATCTAGTTTTTCGTAAAAATCACTTAACTCTGCAACTATTGAAACAATATGTATTGCGTTTTTACTAAAATCTTTTGTTTTTGTTATAGAATCCTCTCGAATTACATAGTTATAAAAACAATTATCGGAAACTAACACTTTGCTTGCGGCAAGGAAGACTCTAGGAGTCCATTGCTCATCTTCATGCAACAATCCAATTTTAAAGAACAGATTGTTTTCTAATAAGAATTTTCTTCTATAAAGGTTTAGACAAGCCGCCATTTTGGCACAATTATGTTTTAGTTCATGTTTTAGATAATCTGATCCCGATAAAACGCTATTATAAAGACTAGTGGATGGCAGCATTTTTTTTACCTCGGAACTTGTAATCTTTTTTGCTCCCCCTATTACAATGTCCACTTCTTGTTCAGATACTATATTGGCAAACTTTTCGCAGGTATCGTTTTCTATATAATCATCTGAGTCAACAAATAAAATATATTCACCTTTTGCATAATGAATTCCCATATTTCTTGAATCTGAAAGTCCGCCATTTTTTTTGTGAATTACTTTAATACGGTTATCTTGTCTCGCATATTCATCACATAGCTTCGGAGAATTATCGGTACTTCCATCATCAACTAAAATTATCTCTATATCTTTGAAAGTTTGATTTATTAAGCTATTTACACATCTATCTAGATATTGTTCAACATTATATACAGGTACAACGATGGATATTATTGGATTAACCATTTCTCTCCCTTTCATAAAGACCTTCTTTATATATTCAAATAAAAAGTAACCGGTTTCTCATAATCAAATACTTCTAAAAACATAATAGTATCTGTATTACCAAGATTTGACTTTACCCCAGTTT
The Desulfolucanica intricata genome window above contains:
- a CDS encoding GNAT family N-acetyltransferase yields the protein MKGNISIRKMENVKSEVERLSEFLYSIDRAFFIPLSEKVNIDSYAVKILTKGVVLIAEFEEQIIGSLLGYANDQTSHMAYISTFGLLESYRGYGIGYLLLSAMKEICIENGMKYICLYTHKTNDSAIRFYKRNGFVEKDDPGNRNDDVYLVCNLLLKNKKNVNPKANILVTAIGSYSADIVIKTLKSHGHYVVGCDINPKEWVADAYNVNQFYQAPYINDKEKYIAFIEKTCEKHKIEYVFPLTDPEVDLLSHEKDRLFEKNIHVCISNAQTIKLCRDKCQLSTFLLNHGINNVIPTKYMGDVDIVELPAFIKPISGRSSEGCRAVFDEKEYAYLKDTISRNKYIVQPYIQGNILTVDVIRDPITDEVVCIARRELLRNKSGAGTTVEIIENMELEALCISIARKVGIIGAVNFEFIESDDGEIYLLEINPRFSGGLEFSHLAGYDVVNNHLKCFTGKLIDKKGLIKRMIIARKYEEYVTQYIDN
- a CDS encoding pyridoxal-phosphate dependent enzyme encodes the protein MSKAKGIPCLVILPANVSGERIETNNKIIVKALGAQIIPCNKADVTATVARVIYECRAQGLNPYYIYGDIYGKGNEKVAVQTNVDVYYEIKEQELALRVHFDYIFLACDTGATLAGLICGQLNSNDEFKIIGISVARDKKHALSVVLDYIYYYFDDNTNARQKTLIF
- a CDS encoding lipopolysaccharide biosynthesis protein produces the protein MKNDITNIRVLSSLFWKLMERGGAHGIQFIVQIILARLLLPEDYGIIALVVIFTSFAGVFVQSGLNTALVQKKNADEADFSSVFYLSLFIACLIYIILFLAAPFIAAFYEEPQIISVLRVLSITLFFGAFNSIQNAVVSRNLQFKKLFFSSTGAILVSGIVGIYMAYAAFGVWALVGQQLVNQLFVTLILWFTIKWRPHLLFSLGRVKSLFSYGWKILVSTLIDTAYQDIRSLIIGKMYNPAMLGFFNRGQQFPGIIVANINGSIQSVMLPVLASQQDNRLRVKHMMRRAIITSSFIVFPMMVGLALIAEPLVKLLLTDKWLPCVPFLQIFSVSYALWPIHTANLQAIKALGYSDVFLKLEIIKKIMAFSILAVTVFYGIYAIALGQVLSGIISSFINSYPNKELLNYSYKEQWSDIYPSLLLSLVMGAVVYSLKWLGMSVLITLIIQVCVGVIIYIGMAWMFKLECFTYLFNTAKSLFSQR
- a CDS encoding glycosyltransferase, whose amino-acid sequence is MNGDKVMVSVAVITYRHEKYIRQALDSILMQETNFKYEIVIGEDASPDSTREILLEYKERYPDVIKLILHEHNVGASRNSYEVKKRCKGKYIAQLEGDDFWTDKNKLQKQVDLLEQNHEWVGVAHNHYSVNNDGTNPVIGLQMWQVNREYTLKNYLNEGFSFHGNTLVYRNILPTSGERYKRLRFTANTMGDVITYCLLLDKGSIFVMSDVMLAHRAASSEDTSSYSFKQINQMIEFSNMYIKIVKAIEEWFDGKHDLSPLIANRTAIVIFNFLISKRCNIDKQELREYLKSLSPAIRRLSYYKFLKKLVSKAAGKIFKVYFNKRYL
- a CDS encoding SDR family NAD(P)-dependent oxidoreductase; this encodes MKYKELNTDKLYLITGAAGFIGFFLAKRLLEQGCRVIGIDNINDYYDVNLKYTRLKKLKPFENFFFIKGDISDKDAVMQTFEEYKPNVVVNLAAQAGVRYSLENPDAYIQSNIIGFYNILEACRYHPVDHLVYASSSSVYGANKKVPFEESDFVDHPVSLYAATKKSNELMAHTYSHLYNIPATGLRFFTVYGPMGRPDMAYFGFTDKYFKGEPIRIFNNGNFEQDLYRDFTYIDDIVEGIVRLLNNPLIKTEEAAPHRIFNIGNNNPEKLMNFINALEKALGIALGREVKFKKIYEPIKPGDVPATFASTDLLYQEVGFKPETSIEEGLQKFADWYVGYYGTEIEKCNV
- a CDS encoding UDP-glucose dehydrogenase family protein, which codes for MYKIAVVGTGYVGLVAGVCFAEVGHKVTCVDIDKNKINLMKQGISPIYEVGLEELMRKNYAAGRIDYTTDYKSAYKDADAIFIGVGTPEQPNGSADLSNIATVARQIAETIEKDCLVVVKSTVPVGTNDKVEQFIHDFLPHDGTKITGNGNGFGKKIRVEVASNPEFLAQGSAVHDTLHAARIIIGTESKWAEEMLMDIYKPFNLPIVSVSRRSAEMIKYASNNFLALKISYMNDIANLCELVGADIQDVAKGMSYDDRIGSKFLNAGVGYGGSCFPKDTKALEYLARQNGYELRTIKAAIDVNQDQKTMLYRKACRRLITFDGLKVAVLGLTFKPGTDDLREAPSLDNIPLLLERGANIYAYDPVGMDNFKKKYPEGKNGRGSITYVENPEATLKDANVCFIFTEWGEIQAVEPVTYKLLMRTPLVYDGRNIYNVEDMYRAGVEYYSIGRPNFKTSNAITEAAAASE